Sequence from the Pseudomonas sp. LS.1a genome:
GAAGTTCTCGAAGCACAGCGCGTCCTGCTTCCACACATCCAGCAGATCCTGCAGCACCGCGCGGAACAGGTCGTCCTTGGTGCTGAAGTAGTAATGCAGGTTGGAACGCGGCAACTCGGCCTGCTCGGCGATATCCCCCATCGAGGTGGCGCCGTAGCCTTTCTCGGCAAACACCTTTTCCGCCGCCTGCAGGATCTTCTCGATATTGCGCCGGCGGATTTCGATCTTGTGATTGGCCATCAGGCTTGGGCCGTCCACACCGCCAGCTCATAACCATCCGGGTCGATGAAGTGGAAGCGCCGCCCGCCAGGGAAAGCAAAGGTGGCCCGGCTGATTTTCGCCCCGGCTGCTTCGATCCGCTGCTGCGTAGCCTCCAGATCGTCGGCGTACAAGATGACCAGCGGCCCGCCCGGGCGCACCGGCTCCCCCGTGGTGAAGCCACCGGTCAGCCGGCCATCACTGAACTCGGTGTAGGACGGCCCGTAGTCGGTGAACGCCCAGCCGAACACACTGCCGTAGAAGGCCTTGCTCCGTGCGATGTCGCTGACATTGAACTCGATGTTGTCGATCTGCCGGTCAGTACCGCGAATGCCCATGTGTGCTCCGTGCCGAAAGGGTTTGCCCTAGTCTACTCCGGTCGTTTCACACTTTTATATCAGGCAGCCTGAAACAACCGGGTAATCAGGGCATAGTCTTCGATGTGGGCGGACATTGAGACGTCTTTGTGTGGTTGCCTGTGCTGGCCTCTTCGCGGGTAAACCCGCTCCCACAGGGATATCGATGGTTTCAAGGCCTGTGATGTACCTGTGGGAGCGGGTTTACCCGCGAAGAGGCCCGCACAGGCTTCACAAAAACTCAGCCCAAGCTGTGCCACTCCCGCTTGTCCCGCGCCAGCAATTCATTGCCGGCCTCGGGCCCGTCTTCACCGGCCGGGTACTCATGCACCTCGCCGCCCTGGGCCCAGGCATCGAGGAACGGCTGCACCGCGCGCCAGCCGTTCTCGATGTTGTCAGCCCGCTGGAACAAGGTCTGGTCACCGGTCAGGCAGTCGTAGATCAGCGTCTCGTAGCCGGTCGCCGGGGTCATCTTGAAGAAGTCCTTGTAGGCAAAGCCCAGCTCGACATTCTCCATCACCAGCTCCGGCCCGGGGCGCTTGGCCTGCAGGTCGAACCACATGCCTTCGTTGGGCTGAATCTGGATTTTCAGGTAGTTGGGCTTGGGCCGTTCCAGCTCCGATTCACGGAACTGCGCATAAGGCGCAGGCTTGAAGCAAATGGCGATTTCGGTGTCACGCACGCTCATGCGCTTGCCGGTACGCAGGTAGAACGGCACCCCGGCCCAGCGCCAGTTGTCGATCATCACCTTCAGCGCCACATAGGTCTCGGTCTGGCTATCGGCCGCAACGTTGGCCTCCTGACGGTAGCCGGGCAACTGCTTGCGCCCCTGCTTGCCGGCGCTGTACTGGCCACGCACGGAGTTTTTCAGGGCCATCTTCGCCGACCATGGGCGGATGGCACCGATCACCTTGGCCTTTTCGCTGCGCACGGCATCAGCGGCGAACGCGGCCGGGGGCTCCATGGCCACCATCGCCAACAACTGGAACAAGTGGTTGGGCACCATGTCGCGCAGCGCCCCGGTGCTGTCATAGAACGCGCCTCGGGTCTCGACACCGACGGTTTCCGCAGCGGTGATCTGCACATGGTCGATGTAGTGGTTGTTCCAGAACGATTCGAACAAACCGTTGGAGAAGCGGCTGACCAGGATGTTCTGCACCGTCTCCTTGCCCAGGTAATGGTCGATGCGGTAGATCTGCCGCTCGCCCATCACCTTCAGCAGGCAGGCGTTGAGCGCTTCGGCGCTGGCCAGGTCGGTGCCGAAGGGCTTTTCGACCACGACGCGACGAAAGCCGCCGGCCGATTCGTCGAGCAGCCCGGCCTGCCCCAGGCGCTGCGCCACCTCGGGGAAGAAGCGCGGCGAGGTCGCCAGGTAGAAGATGGCGTTGCCATGGCGGGTTGTGTCGATGCGCCTGGCAAGGGCCTGGTAGGTGGCCGGGTCGAGGAAATCGCCGGTCTGGTAATCCAGGCGCTTGGCCAGGCGTGCCCAGCGCTTCTCGTCCAGGCACTTGGTCGTGTCCTCGCCACCTTTGTCACGCTCGACCATGAAGGCATGCAGGCGCCCGGCGAACTCCTCGGCAGTGGCCGGGTTGTGGTCGACCCCGACGATGCGCAGGTTGCGGTCCAGCAAGCCGTCACGGCTGAGGTTGTACAGCGCCGGCATCAGCAGGCGCTTGACCAGGTCGCCATTGGCGCCGAACAGGAACAGGGTGCAGGGTGGTGCGGCCGGAATACTCTGTTTGGTCATTCGCCTTTCTTCTCGACATGGCCACCAAAGCCCAGGCGCATGGCCGAGAGAATCTTGTCGCCATAGGTGCCCTGCTGCTGACGCGAACGGAAGCGGGCGAACAGTGCGCTGGACAGTACCGGCACCGGCACCGCCTGCTCGACGGCGGCGTCGATGGTCCAGCGGCCTTCGCCACTGTCAGACACCGAGCCACTGAACTGCGACAGCTGCGGGTCGGCCACCAGCGCATCGGCAGTGAGGTCGAGCAGCCACGAGGTGACCACGCTGCCACGCCGCCACACTTCGGCGATTTCGGCCACGTTCAGGTCGAAACGCTGGTCTTCCGGCAGTTCGTTGCCGCCCTTGCTGCGCAGCAGGTCGAAACCTTCGGCATAGGCCTGCATCAGGCCGTATTCGATGCCGTTGTGCACCATTTTCACGTAGTGCCCGGCACCGGGTGGGCCGGCGTGGATGTAGCCGTGTTCGGCACGCTGATGCTCGCCGCTGCGGCCATGGGTACGCGGGATGTCACCCACCCCCGGCGCGAGCGCCTTGAACAGCGGCTCCAGGCGCTCGAACACATCCTTTTCGCCACCGATCATCATGCAGTAGCCACGGTCCAGGCCCCACACGCCACCGGAGGTGCCGACGTCCAGGTAATGCAGCCCGCGCTTGGCCAGCTCGGCGGCGCGGCGCACGTCGTCCTTGTAGAAGGTGTTACCGCCGTCGATGATCGCATCGCCCGGTTCCAGCAGTTCGGCCAGTTGGGCGATGGTCTGCTCGGTGGGCTCGCCGGCCGGCAGCATTACCCACACCGCACGCGGTGCTTTCAGCTTCTGTACCAGCGCACCGAGGTCGTGCGCGCCCTGGGCGCCTTCGCTCTCCAGGCCGTCGATGGCCTCACGGTTGCGGTCATGCACCACAGTACGGTGGCCGGCGCGCATCAGGCGCCTTGCGATATTGCCGCCCATGCGGCCCAGCCCGATGATTCCCAGTTGCATGAGCCGATGCTCCCCTTTCGAAATAAATGACAACACAATCCAGCTTTTCAGATTAGTCCAGCGAACCGATCGAGGGTTCAGCGACGAACGGCGAGACCACGATAAACAAAAAAGTTCCCAAGGCCTGCGAAAGAATTCAGAATGCGCCCGCGTGAAGCGTCTACGCTTTGACTTGTCACTAGCCAAAACCGCGAGGTGTGCTCATGGGTACCTTGATGCCTGCAACCCCAACCCAGACCCTCTATGTCTCCGTGCGCCGTGATGAGCTGCGTAAACTGAAGGACGAACGTGACCAACTGCGCCAACAGGTCGCCCAACTGAACCTGCTGCTGGCGCAAGCGCGCACAGACGGCAAGGCCGTCAGCCTCTGAACCTGCCCCGTCCCTGTGGGAGCTGAACTGCTCCCGCATCGCTCAATCGAGCAGCCAGCTATTATCGCCATTTTCCAGGGTACCGCCATGACTGGTGGCATCGCCGATCCTGGCAAGCGGCTGCCCATCATCCATCATCAGTGCCGAGCCGCTGGTAATCACCGCCCCACACCCGAGCCTGTCGCCAACCCTGGCGGCTGCCCTGCCGTTGACGAAGAACAGGCTGGAGCCGCTGCTGATGCTGGTCGGTCCGCACGACGGGCAGTGATGAGGGTGACCCAGCAGAACGATGGCAGGCATTGTTGCCACTCCCGAATCATGTGAGGCGCCAGGCACGCATGCCGGCAGCGCCATCAGAACGTTTTCGACAGCCGCCAGTGCACGACCTGGCCATCGATCTCAGGGAAAGGTACCTGGTGCATGAACACTTGCTCACCTACCATGCGCTCGACGCAGACGTAGTAACCGGGCCATGGGCAAGGTGTGCCGGAAGGCCAGCCTGGGGCATCCTCGCGCCTGGCGGTTTCCGGATCGCGGAACTGCTTGCCCAGGCGTCGGTAATGCGCCCTTTCGACGAGCGCCTGCGGGTAAAAGTGGGGAGCGCTTTCCAGGCCATCACCCTGCACTGACCATAAAAACGCCACCAGTGCCGCCTCGAAGGCCCAATAACCCAAGTGGTCGCTCCGTGCCCAGGTGTGGCGCTCATACCAGTAGCAATCGTGCGCATTGGCGTACCACTGCCCGAGATAGTGCATGAGCGCGTCATGCTGCGCGGGCCCTTTCAGGTCGAGGCTCTCCAGCAAGGCGCCATAAGGTTCGGGGTGAAGCAATAAGGTGCCAGGGTAGGCCTTGCCCAGCCGCTGGAACAGGCGATGCAGCAGCAGGTCGGGGCTGCGCTCGTCGTTCTGGTTCAGCCAGCCCAGTATCTGGCCGACACGCTCGGGGTAACCGCACAGCACCGCCAGCGACAGCAGCCACAAGGCAAGCCGGTATTCATCCGACACCCAAGGGCGCAACTGCTCGCTGGATGCCGGGTACGCCGAAAAATGCCGGGCGAACTGGGCGAACGCATAGTCTGCATAGGCCTCCACCAGTTCCATTGGCTCGCCACCGGAATACCGCTGTACTGCCAGCTCCAGTGCCATGTGTGCCCAGTCGCGGCTAAGGCCACGGTAGTGATGCCTGTGCTCGGCTGGCCCGATCAGCAATGCCTGGGCGTCAGGGTCGGCGAATTCCTGCTCTTTTTCACGCGTCGAAGCCAGGTAATGCTGCTCGACCATCCACGGGTCGCGCTTGATGCTGTCGAACTGGCCCATTGGCCCTCCCGCACGCTATAAGCCTTTCACCAAGCGCCAAACCAGAGAGCGCCCATTTTCGCTCGGCATCTCTACGCCTTGCATGAATGTCTGGGGCCCCACCGCCCATTCATCACATACCCACACGCCCGTGCGCGGGCAAATTTCGCCCGACCTGGCAAGCGCATCCGAATACGGCGCGCTTTGCAGTTGTTCAGGGAAGCTTTTGATAACTTGACGCTTGCGAGCATCGTCTACCAAATCCTTCGGGTAGAAAGGAAGATCTCTATAGGGCGTATCGTCGACGCCCCACAACACAGTGACCAATCCTGCCTCAAAGGCCCAATAGCCAAAGAAACCCGCATCGCTTCGTGCCTTGTGCCGGTCATGCCAATAACAGTCGCGCATGCCGCGATACCACTGCTTCAGGTAACTACGCACTGCCTGTTGCTGCTCATCCTTCTCAGTAGTTACGGCATTGAGCAATTCATGGTAGGGGCGCTCATGAATCAACGTACTCCCGGGGATCGTCACCCCCACACGGGAAAACAGTTGCCGCAACAGGATGTCCTCACCGTCATCTGGGGCTTCACTCAAAAAACCTGCGATTTGTCTGATGCGCCCGGGCTTGTTGAACAGCACTGCAAACGATAGAAGCCAGAGTGTGTACTGATAGGCATCCGGCTCCCACAGTTTCAAGCTGAAACTCGGATAAGCTTGCTTGTGACGTTGAAACTGGGAAAACATGTGATCCGCGTAAAATTCAAGCGCTTCAATGGGTTCCCCTCCCGAATATAGAGCAATGAGCAACTCCATAGACTGAAAGCACCACCTCCAGCTCAACATCTTGACATTTACATACTCGGGACGCTCAATTTCGAGAAAAGACTCAGCCTGGCGCTCTACATAATTCTCCTTCCAAAAAGAAACACTATCGAGATAGGCTGCCTCTTGCAAAAAAGGCTCACGCTTGACCCGATCAAATCCAGTCATTACACACCCCTATTGGATCACATCACCGATAAATTTAGCATTTTCGTCGAGCTTGACTATTTTCGTTACCACACCACCTTCATCTACGATCATTAACCAACGTTCATATCCGGCGAATGCAACTTCTTCCGCCTGTTTTTTCCCAAGCTCCAAGTCAAGTCTCGGCTCAATCCACGCATCACTCATCTGCCTGGCGCTCGGAAACCCCTTACTCCCCTTTGTAACCGGCAAACTACCCGGCGAAAACGCGCCCCCCGTTCGATACTTGGTCTCGGTAATGATGAACGGCGGCGGTGGATGGGCATTACGATAGACGCCATCCAGCCCGCGCCCGGTGGGTTTCATTTCCAGGCTGCGAGGCCCACGAGCGACCGACAGCAGGTTCTCATGGCCTTTGCCGAGCATGTACTGATCACTGACCACCTCCCCATAAATGCCCTTCTGCGCCCGGGTCGCCGTCGAATGATCGAACACGTGCACATTGGCGCCATGCGTGGCGGCAGCCGCAGAGGTGGGCACTGGCGGGCCGAGCGCACCCTCGGGGCGCTCGAGGTAACGCGGACGCATGCCAATGCCAGAAGTCACCCGCCCACCACTCATCGCCATGGGCACCGGCTTAGGCGCATGCACCCCGGCCTGCGCAACCTGCGCGGGCAGATCGCTGGCCTGTTCCAGCACCTTGGCCAACCTGGCGTCGAGTTGCATCAGCGCCTGTGGGATTTCCCGCACTGCATGCACCTGCACCGCGTAGAACTGCGCTTCCATGGCCTGCAGCCGCACCAACAGGTGCGAGGCCGCCTGGTTGAAGGGCCAGTTGCCCAGGTAGCTGCGAAGCTTTGCCGTTGCAGCGATGACCTTGGTCAAGAACTGGTTCAGATAGGCCAGCAAATCCTTTTCATAGCTCGTGAACCTGACCTGGCGCAGCCAGAACTCCACGCTGCCGCGGGTGAACTTGCCAAGAAACGCAACCACGGTCCGCAAGATGATCTGGCTTTCACGGATAAGTAGCAGGCACAAACCTCGCAGAAACGCTGCCGCTTCCTGGCCGACCAATGCACCTGCCACCGAGCCCACGGGCGTACCCACCGCCCCCACCACGGCACCGATGATCGGCGCGATCAAGGTAATCAGGCAGGCGACCAGCAGCACCCACTCCTGCCACTGTGGCGGCTGCGCCGTTGCCTGGCTGCCATCCGCCGTGTAGCGCTTGCCCAGGCGCAGGCACACTGCGGCCAGGTCACGGGCACTGAGCACGATCACCACCCCAGGCACCAACGACAGCAGCATGTCGGCAATGACCACGCTCAGTGGCCGTTCCTCGGCAAACTCGCCCAGCACCAGGTCACGCAGCCAGCCAAAGCCGCCTGCCACCTTTTCCACCGCTTCATCCAGCCAGTCAGCAGCGGAGTTCATGGCTGGCCACCTGCCGAGGTGCAGCCGGCAAGCAATGCCTGCAAGGCAGCATCCGGCTCGGTTGCGGTCGTCAGTTGCAGCGAGCCTTGGCCAACCTCGTAGCGCACCTGGGCGCTGCAACCGGGGGTAACGCCAGCCAGGCGGGCATAGCCGTTCTGATCGACCATACCCTGGCGCTGGGTGCCATCGGACAACGTCGCCACGTAGGCCGTGCCCGCAATCGGCGTACCGTCGGCATGCACCAGGCGAAACTCGATTTCATCCTGCAACGGTGCAGGCGGCTCACCGTAACGTGCAGGCGCCTTTACCTGGGCGATGGCATGCAACAGCAGTGGCTCGGGGCAACCGATTTCGATGCGGCCACCACCCAGCTTGATGAACGCCCCGCCGCAACTCAGGGTCAGCGACGTTCGGCTGTCGATGTGCACATGGCCGTGATGGCTGGTGATCGACACATCGTCATTGGCATCGACCCGCAGTTGCCCGCCGACCTGCACACGCTTGTCCTGCGCGACCTGCTCGCTGGCCTCGAGGCCAACCATCACGCTCAACGCCCCGCCAACGGCCAACGACTTGCCCAGGCCAATGCTTTCGACTTTGCCAAGGGCGACCGTTTCGCTCTTGCTGGCGCCGACCTTGACACTGCGGTTGCCACCTATGTGCACCACTTCGTCATGCTCGACGCGCTCGCTACGATCATTGCCGATGAACGTGGTTTCGTTGTGCTTCACGACGTTGTTCTGGTCGCGCTCGGCATGAATGAATACTTCCTGCCGCCCCAGTTCGTCCTCGAAGCGCAACTCGTTGAAGCCATCGCCTTTGTGGGTCTGGCTCTTGATGGTCATGCAGGTCTTGTGTTCGGGCAGGTCGTAAGGCGGCAGCTGGTCACCGCAGTAGGTGCGCCCGGTGATCATCGGCTGGTCAGGGTCGCCATTGACGTACTGGACAATCACATCCTGGCCAACACGCGGAATTGCCATCGAACCCCAACTGCCACCGGCCCAGCCTTGCGACACCCGTACCCAGCAGGAACTGAATTCGTTGTTGCTGCTTTCACGGTCCCAGGGGAAGCTGACCTTGACCCGCCCCCACTGGTCGCAAAAAATCTCTTCGCCCGGAGGGCCGACCACGGTGGCCATGTGCGGGCCATCGATGCGCGGCTTGGCCAAGGGTGCCGGGCGCCATTCGGCCATGCCTTGCACCAGCAGCGCATCGTTCACATAGCGGGTACCTTGTTCGGCACCGGCGGCTTCTTCCTGCAGGCTGGTGAACTGCGTACCTTCGTGGCACAGGCTGATCACGCGCCAGTGCACATTGAGGTCTTCGCGCGGGTGGCCGACGAGGGTGAAGCTCAGGCCTGGCTGCAGGCGCACGTCATCGCCCTGCACTTCGGCCAGGCGGGCGTCATGGCGCAGGGCCGTCAGCCGCGTTTCAGTGAAGCGCTTGCCGACCGCATCGCGCTTGTAGCGGCCCGGGTAATCAAAAAACTCGTAGTCCAGCGACTGGTGCGTGATTCCGCTGGCCTGAGCCTTGTGCTCCTGGCGATAGGCCGGGTTGGTGAAGGTGTAGTCGCGCTGCACCTGCTGCGCGGTACGCACCTGCTCGCAGTAGCGCAAACGCCGCAGGCAGGCACGGGCTTGGTCGCCACCGCTACTGGCGTGGTACAGCACCTTGTCGGGGCCGAGATCATCTTCATCCAGCCAAAGCGCCTCATCATCTACGGGCTTTAGCGTGCCCCGGCTGAGCAACCCAAGCGATAGCAGGCGATCGGTAACGATCAGCGTGTGGTGCCTGGCGCAGTGCGCAAAGCGGTAGACGAAGCCCTCTTCAGCGGCAAGGCGATGGATGAAGTCGAGGTCGGTTTCCCCCGCCTGGACACAAAACTCACGCACCTGGTGCTCGGCGCTGCTATTGAACTCAAACCGGGCAATGCCCTGACGCTTGAACATCAGTTCAAGAATCTGCGGCACGGTTTTCTGCTGGAAGATGCGCCAGTTCGAACGCAAGCGGGCGCGGGCCAGTTGCGGCTCGACCAGGGCGTGGTAGCGCGTGCGACAGAAGCCGGTTTCACCCTGGCTGAAGGCACTGACCAAGCCATGCACATGACGCAGTGGCCGGTCTGCGCAATAAAGGGTGAATAGCGCAGGCTTGTCGAGCACCTGGCCGAAGTCGACATCACTGTCGTAACTGACAAGTTCAAGGTTCAGTAAAAATGGCTGGCTGATGGTTTCTTCCAGCTTGAATGAAACCACTTCGAACTCCGTGCGCCCGGCGAGCGCCTGAAATCCGAAGCGAAAGTCCGACTGTTTCATGAGTTGCTCTACCCGCCATCATGTTTACCGGCGAAAAACAACCACATCCTGGCTTTCTTCAAGATGAGTACGTCGAATGAAAATTGCCCGTCGTCAACGCTCAAGCCGGCTAGATCCGTGGCATTGGCGGACTTGATCGATGACGACAGTGAGGATGAGGCAGTGACTGAAGAGCAACTTAAACCGTACCGCCCCGCCATGACAGGAACGATGGGTTTCATGCATTGACGATTTCGTAGGAAATTTCTTAACGCATCAACTTACAAAATTTTGCGCGCGCGAGTCCGATCGCTGAATCACCAAAAATTCAAGCCAGGAAAATAATAAAAACAGTTACTGAAAAGTTCGCGAAACAGCCCCTTTCATTCTTCCTGAAATCACTCGGATTCCGAAATGCACATTCTCTTGGAAGGCGATGACTCTGACACTCCTCCAGCGCACCAAAAAGGTGCGCAGCTATCCGTAATGGGGCAGCCCGTCTGCCCCTTCATCAACCGCTCCATCCCCTGCATTCACATCCAGTCACAACCGCCAACGTTTGCGTCTACTCCGCGGCACGACAATGGTGACCAGCGGGTCACATTTTTATCTCTTTCTCTCCTACACTCGGGTTTCGGCCCGCCATTTGCTCAACGGAAGAGTGACGAAAAAAAGTCGAACTTTACGGAACGCGGGCAGGTCAGGAACTAAGTAGGCCAAACGCAAAGGGACTTCCCAGCCTCGGCCCACACACCCCACCAGCCCAATCGCCTTCGGCGGGAATGCCGATCGCGCTGTGCCTGCGCGCACGAACCTGGGGCATGGAACGCACTACGCAGAATCCAGAAACAGAGAGAACCAACACGAAACATCGCCACGGGTGCCAGCACCCGGCCAAGCATAGGGACGGAGAGAAGTATGATCAGTGCCGCTGTCGAGCCTCACGTAGATTCATTCAACCCGGACAACCGCGAACCGCTCACCCCGGACTTCGCCGCGACAGGCAAGGCACCCGGCGCCCAGCGCCAGCACAACCGCAACAAGCGCAAGATATTGTTCGTGACCTCGGAAATCGCCGACCTGGTGAAGACCGGCGGCCTGGGCGACGTGTCCGCCGCCCTGCCCCGC
This genomic interval carries:
- a CDS encoding VOC family protein, with the protein product MGIRGTDRQIDNIEFNVSDIARSKAFYGSVFGWAFTDYGPSYTEFSDGRLTGGFTTGEPVRPGGPLVILYADDLEATQQRIEAAGAKISRATFAFPGGRRFHFIDPDGYELAVWTAQA
- the zwf gene encoding glucose-6-phosphate dehydrogenase, whose translation is MTKQSIPAAPPCTLFLFGANGDLVKRLLMPALYNLSRDGLLDRNLRIVGVDHNPATAEEFAGRLHAFMVERDKGGEDTTKCLDEKRWARLAKRLDYQTGDFLDPATYQALARRIDTTRHGNAIFYLATSPRFFPEVAQRLGQAGLLDESAGGFRRVVVEKPFGTDLASAEALNACLLKVMGERQIYRIDHYLGKETVQNILVSRFSNGLFESFWNNHYIDHVQITAAETVGVETRGAFYDSTGALRDMVPNHLFQLLAMVAMEPPAAFAADAVRSEKAKVIGAIRPWSAKMALKNSVRGQYSAGKQGRKQLPGYRQEANVAADSQTETYVALKVMIDNWRWAGVPFYLRTGKRMSVRDTEIAICFKPAPYAQFRESELERPKPNYLKIQIQPNEGMWFDLQAKRPGPELVMENVELGFAYKDFFKMTPATGYETLIYDCLTGDQTLFQRADNIENGWRAVQPFLDAWAQGGEVHEYPAGEDGPEAGNELLARDKREWHSLG
- the gnd gene encoding phosphogluconate dehydrogenase (NAD(+)-dependent, decarboxylating) is translated as MVLSFISKGEHRLMQLGIIGLGRMGGNIARRLMRAGHRTVVHDRNREAIDGLESEGAQGAHDLGALVQKLKAPRAVWVMLPAGEPTEQTIAQLAELLEPGDAIIDGGNTFYKDDVRRAAELAKRGLHYLDVGTSGGVWGLDRGYCMMIGGEKDVFERLEPLFKALAPGVGDIPRTHGRSGEHQRAEHGYIHAGPPGAGHYVKMVHNGIEYGLMQAYAEGFDLLRSKGGNELPEDQRFDLNVAEIAEVWRRGSVVTSWLLDLTADALVADPQLSQFSGSVSDSGEGRWTIDAAVEQAVPVPVLSSALFARFRSRQQQGTYGDKILSAMRLGFGGHVEKKGE
- a CDS encoding DUF6026 family protein, which translates into the protein MGTLMPATPTQTLYVSVRRDELRKLKDERDQLRQQVAQLNLLLAQARTDGKAVSL
- a CDS encoding PAAR domain-containing protein; protein product: MPAIVLLGHPHHCPSCGPTSISSGSSLFFVNGRAAARVGDRLGCGAVITSGSALMMDDGQPLARIGDATSHGGTLENGDNSWLLD
- a CDS encoding PoNe immunity protein domain-containing protein; translated protein: MGQFDSIKRDPWMVEQHYLASTREKEQEFADPDAQALLIGPAEHRHHYRGLSRDWAHMALELAVQRYSGGEPMELVEAYADYAFAQFARHFSAYPASSEQLRPWVSDEYRLALWLLSLAVLCGYPERVGQILGWLNQNDERSPDLLLHRLFQRLGKAYPGTLLLHPEPYGALLESLDLKGPAQHDALMHYLGQWYANAHDCYWYERHTWARSDHLGYWAFEAALVAFLWSVQGDGLESAPHFYPQALVERAHYRRLGKQFRDPETARREDAPGWPSGTPCPWPGYYVCVERMVGEQVFMHQVPFPEIDGQVVHWRLSKTF
- a CDS encoding PoNi-like cognate immunity protein encodes the protein MTGFDRVKREPFLQEAAYLDSVSFWKENYVERQAESFLEIERPEYVNVKMLSWRWCFQSMELLIALYSGGEPIEALEFYADHMFSQFQRHKQAYPSFSLKLWEPDAYQYTLWLLSFAVLFNKPGRIRQIAGFLSEAPDDGEDILLRQLFSRVGVTIPGSTLIHERPYHELLNAVTTEKDEQQQAVRSYLKQWYRGMRDCYWHDRHKARSDAGFFGYWAFEAGLVTVLWGVDDTPYRDLPFYPKDLVDDARKRQVIKSFPEQLQSAPYSDALARSGEICPRTGVWVCDEWAVGPQTFMQGVEMPSENGRSLVWRLVKGL
- a CDS encoding type VI secretion system Vgr family protein, with product MKQSDFRFGFQALAGRTEFEVVSFKLEETISQPFLLNLELVSYDSDVDFGQVLDKPALFTLYCADRPLRHVHGLVSAFSQGETGFCRTRYHALVEPQLARARLRSNWRIFQQKTVPQILELMFKRQGIARFEFNSSAEHQVREFCVQAGETDLDFIHRLAAEEGFVYRFAHCARHHTLIVTDRLLSLGLLSRGTLKPVDDEALWLDEDDLGPDKVLYHASSGGDQARACLRRLRYCEQVRTAQQVQRDYTFTNPAYRQEHKAQASGITHQSLDYEFFDYPGRYKRDAVGKRFTETRLTALRHDARLAEVQGDDVRLQPGLSFTLVGHPREDLNVHWRVISLCHEGTQFTSLQEEAAGAEQGTRYVNDALLVQGMAEWRPAPLAKPRIDGPHMATVVGPPGEEIFCDQWGRVKVSFPWDRESSNNEFSSCWVRVSQGWAGGSWGSMAIPRVGQDVIVQYVNGDPDQPMITGRTYCGDQLPPYDLPEHKTCMTIKSQTHKGDGFNELRFEDELGRQEVFIHAERDQNNVVKHNETTFIGNDRSERVEHDEVVHIGGNRSVKVGASKSETVALGKVESIGLGKSLAVGGALSVMVGLEASEQVAQDKRVQVGGQLRVDANDDVSITSHHGHVHIDSRTSLTLSCGGAFIKLGGGRIEIGCPEPLLLHAIAQVKAPARYGEPPAPLQDEIEFRLVHADGTPIAGTAYVATLSDGTQRQGMVDQNGYARLAGVTPGCSAQVRYEVGQGSLQLTTATEPDAALQALLAGCTSAGGQP